GAGCAATCGTAACCTGTGTAACAACACTTAAACTCTGTAAACGTCTCTTAGCTAGTTCAACATCTACAAAATTTTCGGCCCCTTTTAAAGTTAAAATAGCTGAAGCTTGCTCGTAGTATGCATTGGGATCAATTGCATATTCACTTGCTAGCCCTCTAGCTAGTGTATCTATCATTTGACTAACAATTTGTTGTTTATCACCAACTAAACGATTTTCATCAAACAAATCATCATTTGTGAATCGCCAATCTAAAACCCAGTTATTACTGTTATTGTCTTTGTACATTTTGGCCGTAATACTTCTTTCAGCACTATACCGCTGAGACGCCTCTTCTATAGGCCCTGAGAAATTACCCCACACCTCGGGTATTCCTACTAAACGTCTGTCTTGTAAATCCAGTAATGGCACAACAACAGGTAAGCCACGTCTTCGGGCATTATCGTAAATTAATTGTTCAAGCTGTGGATAGCTCTCTTGTGTTACTAGCTCTCTTCGCCAATTATCTTCAATACCTAGCCAAATAGCGACTAACGGACGTTGTGAACCCCATAGAGGTAGACTTAATTCTTTTATAAGCGCATTAATTTTTCGTGCTTCAAATTTAACAATTAATTTTAATTGACCTTCAGTACGCTCATCGTATTCAAATTTAAGCATGTAATCAGAGATATCTTTAGTGCGCTGTTGAGCTAATGGATTTTGATCCGCCGTTTCATCACCACTTACTTTTACCAAAACATTAAGTAAAGCTTTACGGCTTGCCGCTAATCGACTATCTCTTGATTTATCATCAACTTTTAAAATATCTTGATATAGATCAGTGACTTCAACTGCTGAAACAGAAAAACAAATTAAAATGGATATTATGCTTATTAATAATCTATACACTGTATGTTAGTTCTTGGTTTTAAACTGATTTGATCCTAAATCAAAGCAAGTAACAAAGCAAAATTATATTTGTTACTGTGACATATTGATACTTATAGATTAAGCCTCTCATACACTGTTGATTTAATTGAAACTCTAAATTTATAAACAAATTCACTCAGCCAAAAAAAGAGCAGCAAAAGCCAAACCTTCTAAAAAGACATATTCTCTTCAAAGTAAAGCCAACACAAATGTATTAAGTTCTAAAA
This DNA window, taken from Pseudoalteromonas marina, encodes the following:
- a CDS encoding DUF2066 domain-containing protein; translation: MYRLLISIISILICFSVSAVEVTDLYQDILKVDDKSRDSRLAASRKALLNVLVKVSGDETADQNPLAQQRTKDISDYMLKFEYDERTEGQLKLIVKFEARKINALIKELSLPLWGSQRPLVAIWLGIEDNWRRELVTQESYPQLEQLIYDNARRRGLPVVVPLLDLQDRRLVGIPEVWGNFSGPIEEASQRYSAERSITAKMYKDNNSNNWVLDWRFTNDDLFDENRLVGDKQQIVSQMIDTLARGLASEYAIDPNAYYEQASAILTLKGAENFVDVELAKRRLQSLSVVTQVTIARKTTEFVEYKLSHTGDVTDLKKALGLDSAFKDYVDPRAFYHVVDKNSLEYQWIKP